From Segatella copri, the proteins below share one genomic window:
- a CDS encoding pyruvate ferredoxin oxidoreductase gives MDYKYINQLLDRYWKGETSLEEEEILRAFFSQDELPAELKPYQALFSYEMGEAKQEALGDDFDQKMMAMIEDEYTKKPNKAKVISLTERLKPLFKAAAVVAIILTLGNAAQVPFQSNDIDSVENVGYIKSGKGVSVAMGDSASVDSMQRTGIDQVSTPTTSPTLLK, from the coding sequence ATGGATTATAAGTACATCAACCAACTTTTGGATCGCTACTGGAAGGGCGAGACTTCTCTCGAAGAAGAGGAGATTCTCCGTGCATTCTTCAGCCAGGACGAGTTGCCTGCCGAGCTGAAGCCATACCAAGCGCTCTTCTCTTACGAGATGGGCGAGGCTAAGCAAGAGGCGCTGGGTGATGACTTCGACCAGAAGATGATGGCGATGATTGAAGATGAATATACCAAGAAGCCTAACAAGGCAAAGGTGATTTCTTTGACAGAGCGCCTGAAGCCTCTCTTCAAGGCTGCTGCCGTGGTAGCTATCATCCTGACATTGGGCAATGCTGCTCAGGTACCTTTCCAGAGCAATGACATTGATTCTGTTGAAAACGTAGGATACATCAAGAGTGGCAAGGGCGTGTCCGTAGCCATGGGAGATTCTGCTTCGGTTGATTCTATGCAACGCACAGGCATCGATCAGGTAAGCACTCCAACAACGTCTCCAACGTTATTAAAGTAG
- a CDS encoding RNA polymerase sigma factor: MKEISFQNDVLPLKNKLFRLALRITLNREEAEDVVQDTLIKVWNARDRWLELDSIEAYSLTIARNLSLDRIKKMENQNDSLEEQNTERLDENTSTPSERMIQKDKLDIVRNIIDELPEKQRSCLQLRDIEGKSYKEIADILCITEDQVKVNIFRARQTVKQRFQQFDRYGL, encoded by the coding sequence ATGAAAGAAATCAGTTTCCAGAACGATGTTTTGCCGCTGAAGAACAAACTCTTCAGGCTGGCCCTTCGCATTACTCTCAACCGGGAGGAAGCGGAAGACGTTGTGCAGGATACGCTGATTAAAGTCTGGAACGCCCGCGACAGATGGCTGGAGCTTGACTCCATCGAGGCATACAGCCTCACCATCGCTCGCAACCTCTCGCTCGACCGCATCAAGAAGATGGAAAATCAGAATGATTCGCTGGAAGAGCAGAATACAGAAAGGTTAGACGAAAACACTTCTACCCCCTCAGAAAGGATGATTCAGAAAGACAAACTGGACATCGTAAGGAATATTATCGACGAGTTGCCTGAAAAGCAGCGCAGCTGTCTGCAGCTTCGAGACATCGAAGGAAAGTCCTACAAGGAAATAGCAGACATCCTCTGCATCACGGAAGACCAAGTAAAGGTGAACATCTTCAGGGCTCGTCAAACAGTCAAACAAAGATTTCAACAATTCGACAGATATGGATTATAA
- the argB gene encoding acetylglutamate kinase, translating into MEKVTVVKVGGAIVEDSEQLAQLLKDFAAIPGKKVLVHGGGRRATKVASALGIESKMVNGRRITDADMLEVVTMVYGGLVNKNLVAKLQANGVNALGLTGADMDVIHSHKRPLKDGIDFGFVGDVERANGKMLQTLINEGITPVMAPLTHDGKGNILNTNADTIASETAKALAPYYDVTLIYSFEKKGVLSNPEDDDSVIPVITHADFERYKADGTVAGGMIPKLENALAAIDAGVKEVIITLATAIDGKHGTVIK; encoded by the coding sequence ATGGAAAAAGTAACAGTAGTAAAGGTAGGCGGTGCCATCGTTGAAGACAGCGAGCAGCTGGCACAGCTCTTGAAGGATTTCGCAGCCATTCCTGGCAAGAAAGTATTGGTACATGGCGGTGGCCGCCGTGCCACTAAGGTAGCCTCAGCCCTCGGCATAGAGAGCAAGATGGTAAACGGACGCCGTATCACCGATGCAGACATGCTGGAAGTGGTAACAATGGTTTATGGTGGTCTGGTCAACAAGAACCTGGTTGCCAAGCTCCAGGCTAACGGCGTGAATGCTCTCGGTCTGACCGGTGCTGATATGGACGTAATCCACAGTCACAAGCGTCCGTTGAAGGACGGTATCGACTTCGGATTCGTGGGCGATGTAGAGCGTGCCAACGGCAAGATGCTCCAGACCCTTATTAATGAAGGCATTACTCCAGTGATGGCCCCATTGACCCATGACGGCAAGGGCAATATCCTCAACACCAATGCCGACACCATAGCCAGCGAGACAGCCAAGGCTCTGGCTCCTTACTACGACGTGACATTGATATATAGTTTTGAAAAGAAAGGCGTGCTCAGTAATCCTGAGGATGACGACAGCGTGATTCCAGTAATTACCCATGCCGATTTTGAGAGATATAAAGCAGATGGTACCGTAGCAGGCGGCATGATTCCCAAGTTGGAGAATGCCCTTGCAGCCATCGATGCTGGTGTGAAAGAGGTGATTATCACCCTTGCTACCGCCATCGACGGAAAGCACGGAACGGTGATTAAGTGA